From Alphaproteobacteria bacterium, a single genomic window includes:
- the tuf gene encoding elongation factor Tu, producing MAKAKFERTKPHCNIGTIGHVDHGKTSLTAAITKVLAETGGATFQAYDAIDKAPEEKARGITISTAHVEYETENRHYAHVDCPGHADYVKNMITGAAQMDGAILVVSAADGPMPQTREHILLARQVGVPALVVFLNKVDQVDDEELLELVELEVRELLSSYDFPGDDIPIVKGSALAALEDSNPAIGHDAILELMRAVDDYIPQPERPKDRPFLMPIEDVFSISGRGTVVTGRIEQGVVKVGEEVAIVGIRDTQKTTVTGVEMFRKLLDQGEAGDNVGCLLRGVGREDVERGQVLAKPGSITPHTKFKCECYVLTKEEGGRHTPFFSNYRPQFYFRTTDVTGTVELPEGTEMVMPGDNIAMTVNLIAPIAMDEGLRFAIREGGRTVGAGVVASIIE from the coding sequence ATGGCGAAGGCAAAGTTTGAACGTACGAAGCCGCACTGCAACATCGGCACGATCGGCCACGTTGACCACGGCAAGACGTCGCTGACGGCGGCGATCACGAAGGTTCTGGCGGAGACGGGCGGCGCGACGTTCCAGGCGTACGACGCGATCGACAAGGCGCCGGAAGAGAAGGCGCGCGGGATCACGATCTCGACCGCACACGTGGAATACGAGACCGAGAACCGGCACTACGCGCACGTGGACTGCCCCGGTCACGCGGACTATGTGAAGAACATGATCACGGGTGCTGCGCAGATGGACGGCGCGATCCTGGTGGTTTCGGCGGCGGACGGCCCGATGCCGCAGACGCGGGAGCACATCCTGCTGGCGCGCCAGGTGGGCGTTCCGGCGCTGGTGGTGTTCCTGAACAAGGTGGACCAGGTCGACGACGAGGAACTTCTGGAGCTGGTGGAGCTCGAGGTTCGCGAGCTGCTGTCGTCCTACGACTTTCCGGGCGACGACATTCCGATCGTGAAGGGCTCGGCGCTGGCGGCGCTGGAGGACAGCAATCCGGCGATCGGGCATGACGCGATCCTGGAACTGATGCGGGCGGTGGACGACTACATCCCGCAGCCGGAGCGTCCGAAGGACCGTCCGTTCCTGATGCCGATCGAGGACGTGTTCTCGATCTCGGGGCGCGGCACGGTGGTGACGGGCCGGATCGAGCAGGGCGTGGTGAAGGTCGGCGAGGAAGTTGCGATCGTCGGCATCCGCGACACGCAGAAGACGACGGTGACGGGCGTGGAAATGTTCCGCAAGCTGCTGGACCAGGGCGAGGCGGGCGACAATGTCGGCTGCCTGCTGCGTGGCGTCGGCCGCGAGGACGTGGAGCGCGGCCAGGTTCTGGCGAAGCCGGGCTCGATCACGCCGCACACGAAGTTCAAGTGCGAGTGCTATGTGCTGACGAAGGAAGAGGGCGGTCGTCACACGCCGTTCTTCTCGAACTACCGTCCGCAGTTCTACTTCCGCACGACGGACGTGACCGGGACGGTGGAGCTTCCGGAAGGCACGGAAATGGTGATGCCGGGCGACAATATCGCGATGACGGTGAACCTGATCGCGCCGATCGCCATGGATGAGGGCCTGCGTTTCGCTATCCGCGAGGGCGGTCGCACCGTCGGCGCCGGCGTTGTCGCCTCCATCATCGAATAG